In Planococcus sp. MB-3u-03, the DNA window GGCAATCATCGCCATGGAAGAGGAATACGATATTTTCGGCGTCTATCTGCTTGGCGTCGTTACCGCATTCGGCGGCGGAGCCATCCGCAATCTATTGATTGGGGTGCCCGTATCCGCTCTATGGGAACAGGAATTCATGTTCCAATTAGCGCTCATCTCCATTACAATCGTGTTCTTGTTCCCGCATAAGACACTCGGCCATTGGAATCGCTGGGGCCATTTCTTCGATGCGATCGGCTTGTCCGCATTCGCGGTACAAGGCGCTTTATTTGCGGTCGAATTAGGGTTGCCGGTCTATGCAGCTGTTGTGGCTGCAGTGTTGACAGGGTCAGGCGGCGGCATGGTGCGGGATCTTCTCGCGGGAAGAAAGCCTTTGGTGTTGAAGGCGGAAATATATGCTGTTTGGGCAGCAATCGCAGGATTGTTGATCAGCATTGATGTTATCCGAACCGATTTTATGCTTTACGCCTTGTTTTTGGCTATTACATCGCTGAGGATCTTATCCTATACGTATAAGTGGAAATTGCCGACACGAAAAATACTCACCACATCATAAAAGCCGACCGGCAATTGCCGATCGGCTTTTTCTCATCCGTAAACTGTAACGCCGCGCCATGACGACATGCCGCCGTCGACATTGACTGAATGGAATCCGTTCGATTCCAAGTATTCTGCAGCTTTTGCGCTGCGGCCACCTGCCTGGCAGACGACATAGTACTGTTTCGAGGAATCCAATTCCTCGGTGCGCTCCGGCAATTCACCGAGTGGAATGTGCCGGGCTCCTGGAATCATGCCGGCAGCCACTTCATCTTTCTCGCGAACATCAATGATGTGGAGTTCGTCTCCAGCATCGACTTTCTGGTTCAGTTCATCTGTGCTGATTGATTTCATCCGCTGCCCCTCCTATCTTGCTGTGCAATTGCCCCACTTACTCCTGATGTTCGATCGACACCGGTTTTGCCGGTGAAAAAGTCGAAATGGCATGCTTGTAGATCAATTGCTGCTTGCCTTCCGTCTCCACGAGTACCGTGAAATTATCGTAGGATTTGATGGTGCCTTTCAATTGGAAGCCGTTCAGCAAAAACACCGTAACGAATATATTGTTTTTGCGCAGCTGGTTTAAATATACATCTTGGATATTAACCGGTTTCATGGAACTCCCCCTGTTTCTCTAGCGTATAGTTTTGGCCATTTGTTCAATTCGACGATTCCGGTCGTTTTCCTGCCAGAAACGCATAATTTCTCCCAAATTGTTTTCTGGATCTGCTGTCGCATCCAGCCAAAGAATCGGCATTTTATTGCGGAAATATGTAAATTGACGCTTGGCGTATTGTCTTGAATTGCGTTTCAGTTTCGCAACCGCCTCTTCCAATGAATACATGCCATCGAAATATGCATACAATTCCTTATAGCCGATCGCTTTAATGGACTGGACATCACGCAGACCGCTGTCATACAAGCGCCGGACTTCATCCAACAATCCCGATTCCATCATCCCGTCGACGCGGCTATCGATGCGCTCATACAGTTTAGCCCTCGGAACGTCGAGGCCGATGATCAATTCATCATACATCGGCGTCCTTGCCAGACTGCCGTCCTCTTTTTCCTCGCCGCTCAATAAAATTTCCAGTGCACGCAGGACGCGCCGTGTATTGTTCGGGTGGATGTCGATGTCCGGATCCAAGGCCATTAATTTGCTGTGCATCGCCTCGGGCCCAAGGTGTTCGAGCTCAGCTTGCAACGCGTGCCTGAGTTCTTCATCGACTTGCTGCTTGGAGAAGCGGTAATCGAACAGCACCGATTGGACATATAGCCCCGTCCCACCGACGATGATCGGAAGCTTGCCGCGCTGTTGGATTTCCGCAATCTTCTCGCGGACCAGCGATTGGTATTCGGCAACTGAAAACGATTCGTCCGGGTCCCGAATGTCGAGCAAGTGATGCGGGATACCGTCCATCTCCTCCGGCCGGATTTTAGCCGTGCCGATATCCATTCCTCGATAAACCTGCATTGAATCCCCGTTGATGATCTCTCCATTCAAACGTTTGGCGAGTTCGATGCTAAGTGCGGTCTTGCCGGAAGCAGTCGGGCCGACAATGGCGATCACTTCAACCATAATCATTTATCCAATCGACAATGACTTGCTGGTACGTTTCAGCGTTCAACTCTTGCAGCACTTCGTGGCGGCCTTCTTCTGCCATATAGACTTTCACGTTTTCGATGCCTGCTTTATCAAATTGGGCCGCCGCTTCGAATACGCCGCTGCCTTTTGCGCCGACCGGGTCCATCGATCCGCTGATGAACAAGACGGGGAGATTTTTGGGAATTCGCCTGACTTCATCCATTTGATGAATGATCCCTAAGCCTTCGAACAAGTCGACATAAAATTGATTGGCCATTTCAAATCCGCACCACGGATCCGCTTCGTATTGTGCGACTGTTTCTCTATTGCGGCTCAACCAGGAAAACTTGGATTTTTCATCCAGAAAATCTTTATTGTAACTGCCGAAGATCAACTTCCCGAGAAACGGGTTGATCTTTGATTTCCCTTCGAGTCTGCTAAAGCTCTTCGCGACAGCGATGCCTGCAGACAATGAAAATCCAGGATGCCCTCCGGTACCAGACAGCACAGCGCAGTCCACTTGCTTTCCATAACGCTGCAAATAGCGCCTGGCGACAAACGATCCCATCGAATGGCCGATCAGCGTGAATGGCAGCTTGCCAATTTCTTCTTGTGCATGAACAATAGCTTCGTGTGCATCTTCGACGACGCGCAAGAAGCCCTCGTTTTCCGCAAAGTACCCAGCTGAACCATTGTGTTCCGCTGTTTTGCCGTGCCCTCTTTGGTCATGCGCTGACACTGTAAATCCTTGTTCGTTAAGTAAATGGATAAAATCTTGGTAGCGGCCGCTATGTTCAGCCATTCCGTGGATAATATGCACATGGCCTTTCGGATTTTCCGCCCTATGCAAGCTGCAGTGGAGTTCGTGGCCATCCGATACCCGAACGAATGAACTTGTCATGTCCATTGATCCACTTCCTTTCTCTAATCTTATAATGAAGCATCTTCTACCATTCCCTTCAGCACACACAGGTAAGCACTGGCACTCAATTCATTACGCGCTTGAACATTTTTTCGATGTCGTAAGTTTTGAAATGAATGATAACCGGACGTCCGTGGGGGCAAGTGAATGGCTGTTCCGCATTTTTCAAATCAGCCAGTAGACGTTCCATATCATGCTTTTGCAGAAAGTGGTTCGCTTTGATTGAACGTTTGCAGCTCATCATGATGGCCGCATCTTCACGCAGTTTCTTGATATCGATCCTGCGCTCGGCTAACACTTGTTCAATTAAATCCTCGATGACTTCCTGTTCAAAGCCTTTCGGGAACCAGGTCGGGTATTCCCGTACAATGAAAGTCGTATCGCCAAATTCCTCAAGGAACACGCCGCTTTCTTCCAAAGCATTCAATTGCTCTTTCAAATGCAGCGCTTCGTCACGGCTGTAATGGAAGGTTAACGGCAAAAGCAGTGACTGCCGTTCATTCGAATCGATATCGCCGACTTTTTCGCGGAAAAATTCATACTTGATGCGTTCTTGTGCAGCGTGCTGGTCGACCAAATAAAAGCCGTCCGAGCTTTGCGCCACAATATAGGTCCCGTGGATCTGGCCGACTACTTCAAGTTCCGGAAATTGCGGACTATCGTCAAGAGCTTGACGGCTTTCGGGTTCATCAAAAGGCCCCTGCACGTCTTCGACCGGTTCCTGGGCCTGTTCATTGACTGGTTCAAGCCTAGGCTCCAGATGGAATTCTTCGACCCGTTCCTGCAGCTTATCCTGTTTCCAATCCATCGATGACAAGGGTTCCGGTTGATGGCGCACCGTTTCTTCAACGGGGCGCTTCCACAAATCCAATTGCCTGCTCGGCGCCTGCTTGGCCGGCTTCGGCTTTTCGATGACCGGCGCACGCACGGCGGTCTGGATGGCACGTCGAATCGTGTCATGGACCAGTTCGAGCAATTCCTTTTCTTTGCTCAGCCGGATTTGCTGTTTCGAAGGATGCACGTTGACATCGGTCAAATAGGGGTCCCCTTTAATGTTCAAGACGACAATCGGCTGGCGCTCAAGCGGCAGGAAAGTATGGTACGCCTTATGCACCGTATTGGCGATGGCGTAATGCTTGACCCAGCGGCCATTGACGAACAACGAGATGTAATTTTTATTGGCGCGCGTAATTTCAGGAAGTGAGGCAAAGCCTTCGATTTGGTAATCAGGAGATTCGCCTTCAAAAGCGACCATTTTCTTGGCGATGGCCTCCGTAAATATCCGCCAGCACACGGCGGATCTCACCGCTGCCCGCTGTCTGCAGCAATTGCTTGCCGTCATGGACCAAGCGGAATGAAATCCCTGGATAACTGAGCGCGAAACGGTTCATCAAATCAATCGTATGCCCGAGTTCCGTCTGCAAGGTTTTCATGTACTTCAACCTTGCAGGCGTATTGAAAAACAACTGGCCGATGCGGATATCCGTCCCTTGCCGCAATGCCCCTGCACGCTGTTCAATGAGTCGCCCCCCTTCAATTTCCAGGTGGGTTCCTGTCGCTCCGTCGGACGTGTGCAACACCACTTTCGAGACGGAGGCGATACTTGCCAGCGCCTCCCCGCGGAAGCCGAGCGTGCGGATGCGGAACAGATCATGTTCATTCTCGATTTTGCTCGTGGCATGTCTAGAAAAAGACAATAACGCATCTTCTTCGTCCATCCCCGCCCCGTTATCGATAATTTGTATCGATGTCAGCCCTGCTTCCTGCAAGAGCACTTCTATAGCCGTGCTGCCGGCATCGATTGCATTTTCCACCAATTCCTTGACGACAGAAGTCGGGCGTTCGACGACTTCCCCTGCCGCGATTTTATTGGACAGCGGTTCGTCCATCAACCGGATTTTGCCCATGGGATCAGCCTCCTCCGCTTATTTTCTCCTGCAAGTCGTTGATTAGCTGCAATGCTTCAAGCGGCGTCATGCGTGAAATCGATGCATCTTTGATGGATTGCAGCACTTCTTCGTTCACCGTATCGCGTTCATCAAAAAACGATAATTGCTCTGCCTGCTGTTGCGTTTTATGGTTATCCGCCTCAAAACTAAGCAATAATTCGCGCGCACGGCGCAAAATCGCTTCGGGCAAATTGGCCAGTTCCGCCACATGGACGCCGTAGCTCTTATCGGCCGGCCCGCGTTTCACTTTATGCAAAAAGACGACTTTTCCGGATTGCTCCATTGCCGAGACATGGACATTGCTCAGCTTCGGCAATGTTTCTTCCAAAGCCGTCAATTCGTGGTAATGCGTCGAGAACAAAGTATTGGCGCCGATCTGTTCATGGATGTATTCAATCATCGACTGTGCCAACGCCATGCCGTCATAAGTGGAGGTGCCGCGGCCGATTTCATCGAATAACAACAAACTGCGTTCTGTCGCATGGGTGATGGCGTATTGCGATTCCATCATCTCGACCATGAATGTACTTTGGCCGGAGACAAGATCATCCGCAGCACCGATGCGCGTGAAGATCTGGTCGACAATCGGCAATTCCGCAGAAGCCGCCGGGACGTAGCTGCCGATCTGTGCCAGCACGATCGTCAAAGCGACTTGGCGCATATAAGTGCTTTTCCCGGACATGTTCGGGCCTGTGATCAATAGCATATTGCCGTCGTCGCTGAGTTCACAGTCGTTCGGTACATAATGCTGTTTATTGAGCATTTTCTCAACGACCGGATGGCGGCCTTCGCGGATCGAAATTTTCCGCCCGTCATTAAAGGCCGGTTTCGTGAAGCGGTATTTTTCCGCGACTTCCGAAAAGCTAATATAGACGTCGAGCGCGCTGACTTTCGAAGCCAATTGCTGGATGCGTGAAATGTATTCCTTTACTTGCTCGCGCACGCTGACGAATAATTCGTATTCCAGTGTCAGGCTCTTTTCTTCAGCCGTTAAAATCAAAGTTTCTTTTCTTTCAATTCCGGCGTAATATAGCGCTCTGCGTTTGCCAAGGTCTGTTTTCTTTCGTATCGTTCAAGGTCCGCCAAATGCATATTGGCTTTTGAAATTTCAATATAATAGCCGAAAATCCGGTTATAGCCGATCTTCAACGATCGAATTCCGGTTTTGGCCCGTTCTTTTTGCTCGAGTTCCGCAATCCAATCCTTGCCGTTTCGTGAAGCGTCCCGGTATTCATCCAATTGCGCGTTAAAGCCGTCGCGGATGATGCCGCCTTCTTTGGCGGATAGTGGCGGATTGTCGCTGATCGCTGCCAGCAACTCGCATACTTCCGGGCAAGGATCCAAACCGGCGCTGAATTGCTCGAGCGAGGCGTGGCCTGAATCTTCAAGCTCGCGTACGAGTTCTGGAATCTTCTCCAAGGAATTGCGCAGCTGCGCCAAATCCCGCCCGCTCGCGCTGCCGAATGCCACACGTCCAGACAAACGCTCCAAGTCATACACTTGTTTCAATAATTGCTGCAATTCCACTCGCACGAAATAGCGGTCCATTAAAGCTTCGACCATTTGTTGCCGTGCTTCGATTGCAAAGCGGTCCGCCAAGGGCTGATGAAGCCATTGCTTTAACTTGCGGCTGCCCATGGCCGTGACCGTTTCGTCCAATAGCCATAATAACGTGCCTTTATTGTCTCCGCCTCGAATGGATTCTATCAACTCAAGATTACGTTTCGAGTAATAATCAATGCCCAGGATGCGGGCATTTTCACGGAATGCGAAGGGCTGGATATGGCCGAGCGATTGCTTTTGGGTCGCTGCGATATAGGCAAGCAATCGCTTGCCGCATATTTCCAGCTCGCTTGGGCAGTTGGCGAACAAGGCCGGTTCCGCCGTAAACGGCGCTTCTATATGCTCGACTGACAAAATGAGTTGCTGGTCTTCTTCTGCGAGCAATAAGCGCAATTGCTCGGAGACGACCAATTCGCGGATATGCAGCGCCTGGAGTTCATTAAGCAATGCTTTTTCGTTGCCTGCTATGTATGTGGCGGTCGATTCACCCGTGGAGATGTCCAAATACGCAAGGCCGAAACCGCCTGCCACTTCATCGGCCGCCGCAATGAAATTATTCGCCTTGGCATCGACGCTTTTGCCTTCGGTGTGTGTCCCAGGCGTGATCAGCCGGACCACTTCGCGCTTCACTACGCCTTTAGTCATTTTCGGATCTTCCACTTGTTCACATACCGCAACTTTATGTCCTTTTTGGATCAGCTGGTCGATATAGTTTTTCGCGGAATGATGAGGAACTCCACACATCGGAATGCGGTCATCCCCGTTTCCGCCGCGGCTCGTCAATGTGATTTCTAGCAGCTGGGATGCTTTGATGGCGTCGTCGTAGAACATTTCATAAAAATCGCCCAAACGGAAAAACAGGAACGCATCCTGGTACTCG includes these proteins:
- a CDS encoding rhodanese-like domain-containing protein yields the protein MKSISTDELNQKVDAGDELHIIDVREKDEVAAGMIPGARHIPLGELPERTEELDSSKQYYVVCQAGGRSAKAAEYLESNGFHSVNVDGGMSSWRGVTVYG
- a CDS encoding alpha/beta fold hydrolase codes for the protein MDMTSSFVRVSDGHELHCSLHRAENPKGHVHIIHGMAEHSGRYQDFIHLLNEQGFTVSAHDQRGHGKTAEHNGSAGYFAENEGFLRVVEDAHEAIVHAQEEIGKLPFTLIGHSMGSFVARRYLQRYGKQVDCAVLSGTGGHPGFSLSAGIAVAKSFSRLEGKSKINPFLGKLIFGSYNKDFLDEKSKFSWLSRNRETVAQYEADPWCGFEMANQFYVDLFEGLGIIHQMDEVRRIPKNLPVLFISGSMDPVGAKGSGVFEAAAQFDKAGIENVKVYMAEEGRHEVLQELNAETYQQVIVDWINDYG
- the miaA gene encoding tRNA (adenosine(37)-N6)-dimethylallyltransferase MiaA — encoded protein: MVEVIAIVGPTASGKTALSIELAKRLNGEIINGDSMQVYRGMDIGTAKIRPEEMDGIPHHLLDIRDPDESFSVAEYQSLVREKIAEIQQRGKLPIIVGGTGLYVQSVLFDYRFSKQQVDEELRHALQAELEHLGPEAMHSKLMALDPDIDIHPNNTRRVLRALEILLSGEEKEDGSLARTPMYDELIIGLDVPRAKLYERIDSRVDGMMESGLLDEVRRLYDSGLRDVQSIKAIGYKELYAYFDGMYSLEEAVAKLKRNSRQYAKRQFTYFRNKMPILWLDATADPENNLGEIMRFWQENDRNRRIEQMAKTIR
- the hfq gene encoding RNA chaperone Hfq — translated: MKPVNIQDVYLNQLRKNNIFVTVFLLNGFQLKGTIKSYDNFTVLVETEGKQQLIYKHAISTFSPAKPVSIEHQE
- a CDS encoding trimeric intracellular cation channel family protein — its product is MAWEVLSAIGTIAFAVSGAIIAMEEEYDIFGVYLLGVVTAFGGGAIRNLLIGVPVSALWEQEFMFQLALISITIVFLFPHKTLGHWNRWGHFFDAIGLSAFAVQGALFAVELGLPVYAAVVAAVLTGSGGGMVRDLLAGRKPLVLKAEIYAVWAAIAGLLISIDVIRTDFMLYALFLAITSLRILSYTYKWKLPTRKILTTS